The DNA sequence CCACCGAATTGCAAAGGTgtcatgcaattctagcaacCCTCAAGGAGAACCACAAAACAACAGGAGGGATGTTCTGGTTGGCCTGGGAGGACTGGGGGCGGCGGCCGCCACTTTCTCCTACAACCCTTTGGCCTTGGCGGATGCGGTAGCCACCGACGTACACGCTTGCCACAAGCCAAGCCTTCCCCCAGGCGCAAAGCCCATCGCGTGTTGCCCTCCAAACTACGAAGACAAAGAACCCATTGAGTATGTTATCCCAAAGTACACAAGCCTAAGGATTAGAACACCTGCTCATGATTATGCTGACTTAGACAAGTACACGAAAGCCATTACCATCATGAAATCTCTTCCAGACGATCACCCTCACAGTTGGACTCAACAGTCTAGGATCCACTGTGCTTATTGCCACAACTCTTATACCCAAGTGGGTCACAAAGGCGTTGAAATGCAGGTCCACTTTTCTTGGATCTTTTTGCCTTTCCATCGCTGGTACCTTTACTTCTATGAGAGAATATTGGGGAAGTTGATCAACGATCCCACTTTTGCATTGCCCTTCTGGAACTGGGATGCCCCTGAAGGCATGGAGATGCCTGCAATATTCACAGACAGGAGATCCCCACTCTACAATGCTCTGAGGAACCAGAACCATCTACCACCAACGCTCGTAGACTTGAACTGGAATGGTAGGAGCACGGGTGTTGATGGGAGTGGTGACGTGGAAGCCAACCTGGCAACAATGTACAGACAAGTGTACGAAGTGAAGAGGCCATTATGCTTCTACGGGAAGCCTTACCGGGCTGGAGACAAGCCTTTAAGCGGTTCAGGAAATGGATCTGGATCCATAGAGTTGGTTCCTCACAACACGGTTCATAGTTGGACCGGTGATAAAACTCAGCCTAACATTGAGGACATGGGAGCTCTCTATTCTGCTGCCAGAGACCCCATCTTCTACTGTCACCATGCCA is a window from the Arachis stenosperma cultivar V10309 chromosome 3, arast.V10309.gnm1.PFL2, whole genome shotgun sequence genome containing:
- the LOC130967483 gene encoding polyphenol oxidase, chloroplastic-like, with protein sequence MATLSPLSFLATTKVSASSPSLLPSSSRKPSKASHRIAKVSCNSSNPQGEPQNNRRDVLVGLGGLGAAAATFSYNPLALADAVATDVHACHKPSLPPGAKPIACCPPNYEDKEPIEYVIPKYTSLRIRTPAHDYADLDKYTKAITIMKSLPDDHPHSWTQQSRIHCAYCHNSYTQVGHKGVEMQVHFSWIFLPFHRWYLYFYERILGKLINDPTFALPFWNWDAPEGMEMPAIFTDRRSPLYNALRNQNHLPPTLVDLNWNGRSTGVDGSGDVEANLATMYRQVYEVKRPLCFYGKPYRAGDKPLSGSGNGSGSIELVPHNTVHSWTGDKTQPNIEDMGALYSAARDPIFYCHHANIDRMWSVWKSFGREDITDPDYQNASYVFYDENLNLVTVKNSDAFDTKKLGYDYKQLDLPWLKYKPTPRRTKAQRHGRKVKKLDLPFTLKDKIVSTVVKRPQTNRSQLEKDEKEESLVFTLQFDRTKHLKFDVLINEEEDYKWANPKYREFAGSFVNVSHAGQDPGATETTFTVGITDLLEQLDADDDDTIVVTLVPQYGDQVIIKDIKISFEECRLR